The segment TGTAACCCCCGTCATTTTCTCCAGGGCATTTTTGACCCTTTTCTGCACCTGATAACTGACCTCAGGAATATTGACCTCAAACTCCATGATAACTTTGAGGTTAACAATCACACCCTCTTCCTGTTCCTCGATGCTGACCCCCCGAGAAAGATCGCTGCGACCCAGCATCTTGGCTATGCCTCCCGTAAAACCGCTGCTCATAGCAGCCACGCCCTCGATCTCTGTGGCAGATATGCCGGCCACTATTTCCAGCACTTCACCGGTGATTTCGGTATCTCCCAGATCCGAATCGTTCATCTCTACCATAAATCATCCCTCCAGACTTCTGTAAAGCTCATCGTAACTCGCGGCTGAATTATTCCAGCTG is part of the Halarsenatibacter silvermanii genome and harbors:
- a CDS encoding Asp23/Gls24 family envelope stress response protein; protein product: MVEMNDSDLGDTEITGEVLEIVAGISATEIEGVAAMSSGFTGGIAKMLGRSDLSRGVSIEEQEEGVIVNLKVIMEFEVNIPEVSYQVQKRVKNALEKMTGVTVKAVNVNVLGININDEEEEPEAQISSAGESEPDENDEEDNR